A window of Candidatus Liberimonas magnetica genomic DNA:
ATTGTATTTTGTTTTATGGATGAGATATAATAAACCCTATGCCGGTAATTTCGTTATTGTTTATGAGAAGCAACCTGTTCAGGTGTTTAAGAGAATTAAATGTTTCATAGACAAATAGATTATCACTTTTTAGGTTAATTGTCGCATACTCATTTCTTAAGACAGAATCCGGTTTTTCAATAAGGTTAAAAGAATTTGGCTGAATTTTATTTGTAATTGAGCAGGCGGCACAATTTATTTTCTGAAAAACAGTCTTGATTGTATAATTTTTGTCTATCCTGAGAGGTTTATTTGAGAGCCAAAATATTTTAGCAGATACCGACCTTGAAAAAACAGGCTGTTTATTAATATCGAGGACTAAATCACCTCTTTTAGCAGGAATATTTGTGGCTAAGACCAGGCCTACATTTTCATGGGTTTTAGCTGATGCTCCGGGTTTTAAAAGCTCCACCTTGGATCTTTTAAAATACGGGAATACAATAACTTCCCGCCCTTTTCCTATTGATCCTGATATTATAATCCCTGCCAGTACTTTTATTTTGCCTAGGGTATAAACATCCTGCACAGGGAACCTTAAAGCCCGGGGATTATACTGTCTGGACGGTTTTAAATCATCCAGTGCCTTGACCAGAGAACAACCAGCATACCACTTCGTTCTTGGCGATAGTTTTGATATATTGTCGCCGTAGGCAGCTGATATGGGGAAAGCGGCAGTATATTTGAACGGAATAGGGGACAACTGGCCGAGGATCTGTTTTTTAGCCTGCTCATAAATCTTAGATAAAAAATCAACTTTATCCATCTTATTGACAGCTAGGATAATCTTATCTATTCCCATAAGGCTTAACAATAATAGTTCAAGCCTTGTTTTTATTGTTACGCCTTTTGTGACGTCAATCACCAGCACCGCTATATCTGCATAGCCCATCCCGGAGATCATGCTGTTTATGAATTCGAGATGTCCCGGGGTGTCTATGATTATGTACTCTTTTTTGCGTGTTTTAAACGGTATATGGGCAGAGTCTATAGTGTTTCCTGTCCTTCTTTCTTCGAGCAGCTGGTCTGTGACTATAGAATAATTGAGGTATGTTTTATATTTATTTGAGGAAGCAAGGAGTTCGGAAAGTTTTTCCCTGTTTAGCGAGCCCGTGTCGTACAAGAGCCTGCCGATGAGGGTTGATTTTCCGTGGTCGTGGTCGCCGATAAATACTATTTTTAATGGGTTCATCTGTATATCACATATAGCCTAAACTTCTTAATTTTTGCATCGTATTTGGATCTTCTTTGTCTTGGGCCCTGCCGTACCTTTCGCTTATTTTTGTCGTGCTCAGTTCTTTTATGATCTTATTTATGGTATCTGCCTTTGAACGCACAGCTTTGCAACAAGGTTCACAGCCTATACTGCGGTATCTTTTTCCAAATCTTGAAAAATAAAGGCCTACTACGGGAATCTTTTCTCTTTTAATATATCTCCAGATATCTATTTCCCTCCAGTGCAGGAGGGGGTGTATCCTAAAATGCTCTTTCTCCTTTATTGAAGAAGAAAATAAGTCCCATAATTCTATGGGCTGGTGCAAATAATCCCATTTAAAGTTCTGGTTCCTTGGTGAAAAATACCTTTCTTTTGCCCTTACACCGTGTTCGTCCCTTCTAATACCTAAAAGCAGGGCCTTTAAACCATGTTTTAACAGTGTTTGTTTCAAAGCCTCGGTTTTTAAAGCATTACAGCACCTGAATTTATTGTTTTTCGGGCACAGGCCTTTTTCTAATTGCCGGAAATTCTTGCTTATGATTACATCCAACATCCATTCTTTTGCATACATCTGTCTGAATTTATATATTTCTGTGAATTTGTAGCCTGTATCTATATGTATAATGGGAAATGGGATTTTTCCAAAAAAAGCTTTGCGGGCCATCCATAACAACGTGGTTGAATCCTTGCCGATAGACCACAGAAGCCCAAGTTTTCTAAATTGCGCATACGCCTCTCTGATTATATAAATAGTTTTACTTTCCAGCGAATCAAGATAGTCCAAGCTTAATACTCCTTTAATATGACTAAATATTACTGCAATATTTCATTCACACGATATATTTAGTTAGGTTGATATTCAGACAGAAAGGGCATACTAAATCATAGGTATTAGTTGAATAAGGAAAATATATAACGATAGAGGCAATAAAACAATGAAACTTGCAGGGATCTTTTTTTACAAACCTGTATTAAAAGCCTTAGGCCGCATTATTTGAATATGAACTAGGGCTTTTGCTTCATTACTTCTTTGATTCCGTCTAAGACTTCCTTTAGCATAACTATCGGAAAAGATATCCCTTTGCCGGGAACAAGTTCGCCGTTTTTAGTGAAATAGGTCCGGATGTGAACAAGCCTGTTATTCTTAAAGTCAGCCACATATACTCTAAGTTTTTCTGTTGACCGCGGTTTATCGAATTCAAGGCTTAAGGGTTTATCGTTATCTTTTAGGACTTCTTCAAATCCTTCTATTATAGCAGAAAGGTTATCGAACGGGACCCAGGCTCCTTTTTTTGTTGGTTTAGCCTCGGTTTCAT
This region includes:
- a CDS encoding GTP-binding protein — encoded protein: MNPLKIVFIGDHDHGKSTLIGRLLYDTGSLNREKLSELLASSNKYKTYLNYSIVTDQLLEERRTGNTIDSAHIPFKTRKKEYIIIDTPGHLEFINSMISGMGYADIAVLVIDVTKGVTIKTRLELLLLSLMGIDKIILAVNKMDKVDFLSKIYEQAKKQILGQLSPIPFKYTAAFPISAAYGDNISKLSPRTKWYAGCSLVKALDDLKPSRQYNPRALRFPVQDVYTLGKIKVLAGIIISGSIGKGREVIVFPYFKRSKVELLKPGASAKTHENVGLVLATNIPAKRGDLVLDINKQPVFSRSVSAKIFWLSNKPLRIDKNYTIKTVFQKINCAACSITNKIQPNSFNLIEKPDSVLRNEYATINLKSDNLFVYETFNSLKHLNRLLLINNNEITGIGFIISHP
- the cysD gene encoding sulfate adenylyltransferase subunit CysD, with translation MDYLDSLESKTIYIIREAYAQFRKLGLLWSIGKDSTTLLWMARKAFFGKIPFPIIHIDTGYKFTEIYKFRQMYAKEWMLDVIISKNFRQLEKGLCPKNNKFRCCNALKTEALKQTLLKHGLKALLLGIRRDEHGVRAKERYFSPRNQNFKWDYLHQPIELWDLFSSSIKEKEHFRIHPLLHWREIDIWRYIKREKIPVVGLYFSRFGKRYRSIGCEPCCKAVRSKADTINKIIKELSTTKISERYGRAQDKEDPNTMQKLRSLGYM
- a CDS encoding transcriptional coactivator p15/PC4 family protein is translated as MAFNDNSIFQSSKLITKLKKSALEELRISILKNNMVDFRIHMFFPNETEAKPTKKGAWVPFDNLSAIIEGFEEVLKDNDKPLSLEFDKPRSTEKLRVYVADFKNNRLVHIRTYFTKNGELVPGKGISFPIVMLKEVLDGIKEVMKQKP